In one window of Branchiostoma floridae strain S238N-H82 chromosome 14, Bfl_VNyyK, whole genome shotgun sequence DNA:
- the LOC118430662 gene encoding cholecystokinin receptor type A-like, with amino-acid sequence MADNCSTTLPLFPTFGVGPFNLTSFGSANLTGFGATIFNVTLLLNFTTVSNLSNHYELSKQLWEIKTAYVNTTNGTSDISDILDLLNQVTNTLECLDNVREHLKEAAYTIALPIIIILGVISVLGIAGNTIVLVVYKREKRVCSNVFILTLALVDIAMCLIAIPLELNNFLQWTKEGSDWSCKFSVYFVQTSLVCSILTLAAVAMDRYFAICRPFRKTMTVKRAKLTALGIVVLGLVLDCPILFVYGVDKFVPDQNGHQFGTCKVLDQYANEVAVSIFLSANFVVFVVCSVAIVVLYMLVFCKVLNHHKKVHPTLFRNASGSRETNPIPKSNSMQLRERPNEITSQVEPNTDHSTPSVDFEKQKKCRTRRSLSDPAITNLAVAKSRLRTFRATRAKKTRPVSPVDRSEDSGHETDGQETKSCRSSPVMRSDGGYTSAASSYRRRLVTRARSRYKNPRMSSPHVQTAKMLALATLVFILTWLPHWILTFVYSDPATNSPFISQAAQAIFLVLDRLYLLNSVLNPVIYSFASRSFRIALKNTVMCKRQRHQWQR; translated from the coding sequence ATGGCAGATAACTGTAGCACCACGCTGCCACTTTTCCCCACGTTTGGAGTGGGTCCATTTAACCTTACTTCGTTCGGATCGGCCAATTTGACGGGATTCGGTGCGACAATCTTCAACGTTACCCTCTTACTAAACTTTACGACTGTGTCCAATCTATCTAATCATTATGAACTTTCTAAGCAACTGTGGGAGATAAAGACCGCATACGTTAACACCACGAACGGTACTAGCGATATATCGGACATATTGGACCTTTTGAACCAGGTGACTAATACGCTAGAATGCCTTGACAATGTCAGGGAACACTTAAAGGAAGCGGCTTACACCATTGCTCttccaatcatcatcatcctcggCGTGATTAGCGTGTTGGGGATTGCAGGAAACACAATTGTTCTTGTTGTATATAAGAGAGAGAAGCGTGTCTGCAGCAATGTCTTTATCCTGACCTTAGCTTTGGTGGATATAGCGATGTGTTTAATCGCCATTCCTCTAGAATTAAACAACTTCCTACAGTGGACAAAGGAGGGAAGTGACTGGTCCTGTAAGTTCAGCGTGTATTTCGTCCAGACGAGTTTGGTATGCTCCATTCTGACTCTGGCTGCGGTAGCCATGGACAGGTACTTTGCGATCTGCCGGCCGTTCAGGAAAACTATGACCGTCAAGAGGGCGAAGCTCACCGCCTTAGGCATCGTGGTTCTCGGCTTAGTTCTCGACTGTCCCATCCTGTTCGTGTACGGAGTAGACAAGTTCGTACCTGACCAAAATGGACATCAATTCGGCACGTGTAAGGTCTTGGACCAATACGCCAACGAAGTCGCCGTGTCAATTTTCCTCTCAGCAAACTTTGTCGTCTTCGTTGTCTGTTCGGTCGCGATCGTTGTCTTGTACATGCTTGTCTTTTGCAAGGTGTTGAACCATCACAAAAAAGTTCACCCAACATTGTTCAGAAACGCCTCCGGAAGTAGAGAGACGAACCCTATCCCGAAAAGCAACTCGATGCAACTGAGAGAGAGACCAAACGAAATCACCTCTCAGGTAGAGCCAAACACGGACCATTCTACACCAAGTGTTGACTTCGAGAAGCAAAAGAAGTGTCGGACTCGGCGATCACTTAGTGATCCTGCCATAACCAACCTTGCAGTTGCCAAATCACGCCTGAGGACTTTCAGAGCCACAAGAGCTAAGAAGACGAGGCCTGTCAGTCCTGTGGACAGATCCGAAGACTCCGGACACGAGACGGACGGTCAGGAGACGAAGTCATGTCGGTCCAGCCCTGTCATGCGGAGTGACGGTGGCTACACCTCGGCGGCAAGCTCGTACCGGCGCCGCCTGGTCACGCGCGCGAGGAGCCGGTACAAAAACCCGCGGATGTCCTCCCCGCACGTACAGACAGCCAAGATGCTGGCTCTGGCCACGCTGGTGTTCATCCTCACCTGGTTACCGCACTGGATCCTGACTTTCGTGTACTCGGACCCGGCAACTAACTCACCCTTCATCAGCCAAGCTGCACAGGCAATCTTTCTCGTCCTGGACAGACTGTATCTCCTCAACAGCGTCCTCAATCCAGTTATATACAGTTTCGCTAGTCGGAGCTTCCGTATCGCGCTGAAAAACACGGTGATGTGTAAAAGACAGCGTCATCAGTGGCAGCGATAG